The Alicyclobacillus macrosporangiidus CPP55 genome segment GGGCAGAAGAGATCCTGAAGAAGTACTTTCCGAAGGTGTCCGGTTTGACCTTGGTCCCGTCCACCGGTGGTGTGTTCGAGGTCACCGTGGGCGGAAAACTGGTGTTCTCCAAAAAAGCCATGAACCGCTTCCCAGAGGAAGGCGAGCTGGAACGCCTGGTCGGCGACGAACTGGGCGGATGAACCGCGCATCCCCTTCTCACTCTGGGAAGGGGATGCCATTCACCACTTCCAGCAGGACGCGCGCATGGTTGTACACCGGATCTTTGGCGGCATACACCAGCGTGACGGGTCCCTGATCCGCCAACCGGCGCAGCTCCTCCAATTTCCCCCTTTGCACAGGATTCACCAACAGCTCCGAACGGTACTGTTCACGAAACGCGTCAAAGAGTTCCGGCCGATGGCAGAACCCCTTCCGAAGCTCCGGGCTGGGTGCGATGTCTTTCCACCAATAATCGATATGGGCGTCCTCCTTTTTCACGCCGCGCGGCCACATCCGATCCACCAGGATGCGCGTGCCGTCCGACGGGGCCGGGGGATCGTACACCCGCTTCAATCTGACGTTCATGTGGGTTCCTCCTCGCTTCACCCGCGAACCTTGGGGTGAGGTCCGCCGCAAAGGCTCTTGCTGCCATCGTACCGCTCGGCGGCGACGCGGACAAGCGTGGAAGATCCGTCTGGGGAGGGTATCCACGAACAGCAGATTGTTGTAGGATGTCGGTAGCGATGGGGGTGAAGTCGTGAGCCGGAACGATGCGTATCTCGTCAAGACACTGGTGGAAAACTGGCGGCGCGAGATGGAGGCGGCGCAGCTGTACCAACTGTCCGCGGACGCCGAGCGCGATCCCCGGCGCAAAGACATCCTGGCCCGCCTGGCCGAGGTGGAACGCCGGCATGCGCAGATGTGGGCGGAAAAGCTCGCAGACCTCGGCGTTGACACCGGGTCGTTGGAAGTGCCGCGGGTGGAGGCCGCCGAAGGGGACGGCCCGCAGCTGATGGCGCGAATCGAGGCGATTGAACAGGGCAACGGGGCTTGGTATCAGAGCTTGCGCA includes the following:
- a CDS encoding SelT/SelW/SelH family (seleno)protein, yielding MADQKVDVRIEYCTSUGFLPKAARGAEEILKKYFPKVSGLTLVPSTGGVFEVTVGGKLVFSKKAMNRFPEEGELERLVGDELGG
- a CDS encoding DUF488 domain-containing protein; the protein is MNVRLKRVYDPPAPSDGTRILVDRMWPRGVKKEDAHIDYWWKDIAPSPELRKGFCHRPELFDAFREQYRSELLVNPVQRGKLEELRRLADQGPVTLVYAAKDPVYNHARVLLEVVNGIPFPE